In Achromobacter xylosoxidans A8, a single window of DNA contains:
- a CDS encoding GTPase/DUF3482 domain-containing protein codes for MAEDIIRIALVGHTNTGKTSLLRTLTRDTRFGEVADSPGTTRHVEGARLRLEGRAVLEWFDTPGMEDSISLLEYLEKLDSPQERLDGPARIRRFLDTPAAHGRYEQEARVLAKMLDCDAALYVIDARDPVLGKHRDELAILAACGRPLLPVLNFVNAPAHRADEWRAAMARLGLHAVVEFDTVAPPLDGEQQLYAKLGVLLDRHAAALARLSASLAEQRRTRRGSAYELLADLLVDVAALHVASASDEAALTAASSKLRDQVRQREQTCVNALLALYNFRAADFTDDALPLQGERWGMDLFHPQALKDMGVQVGMGAAAGAMAGAAVDLFSAGLSLGTGMLIGAAAGGLWQGVEKLGKRVAGKLRGWREISVDDAVLRLLALRQRQLIEALERRGHAAREPLRLDHPEDDAWRKGPLPEALKEARSRPEWSALGAPYEDSDRRKRVVRELAKTLADAPPPGA; via the coding sequence ATGGCTGAAGACATCATCAGGATCGCGCTGGTCGGCCACACCAACACCGGCAAGACCTCGCTGCTGCGCACGCTGACGCGTGACACCCGCTTCGGCGAAGTCGCCGACAGCCCCGGCACCACCCGCCACGTCGAAGGCGCGCGCCTGCGGCTGGAAGGACGGGCCGTGCTGGAATGGTTCGACACGCCAGGCATGGAAGACAGCATCTCGCTGCTGGAGTACCTGGAAAAGCTGGACAGCCCGCAAGAGCGCCTGGACGGCCCCGCGCGCATCCGCCGCTTTCTCGACACGCCCGCCGCGCATGGCCGCTATGAGCAGGAGGCGCGCGTGCTGGCCAAGATGCTGGACTGCGACGCCGCGCTGTACGTCATCGACGCGCGCGATCCGGTGCTGGGTAAGCACCGCGACGAACTCGCCATCCTGGCCGCTTGTGGCCGGCCCCTGCTGCCGGTGCTGAACTTCGTCAACGCACCCGCGCACCGCGCCGATGAATGGCGCGCCGCCATGGCGCGGCTGGGGCTGCATGCCGTGGTGGAGTTCGACACCGTCGCGCCGCCGCTGGATGGCGAGCAGCAACTCTACGCCAAGCTCGGCGTGCTGCTGGACCGCCACGCCGCCGCGCTGGCCCGACTGTCCGCCAGCTTGGCCGAGCAGCGTCGGACGCGTCGCGGCTCGGCCTACGAACTGCTGGCCGACCTGTTGGTGGACGTAGCCGCCTTGCACGTCGCCAGCGCCAGCGACGAAGCGGCTCTCACGGCCGCCTCAAGCAAACTGCGCGACCAGGTGCGCCAACGCGAACAGACCTGCGTCAACGCCTTGCTGGCGCTCTACAACTTCCGCGCAGCCGATTTCACCGACGACGCGCTGCCGCTGCAGGGCGAGCGCTGGGGCATGGACCTGTTCCATCCCCAGGCGCTAAAGGACATGGGCGTGCAGGTAGGCATGGGCGCCGCCGCGGGCGCCATGGCCGGCGCGGCGGTGGACCTGTTCAGCGCGGGCTTGAGCCTGGGCACCGGCATGCTGATCGGCGCCGCCGCGGGCGGCCTGTGGCAAGGCGTGGAAAAGCTGGGCAAGCGCGTGGCCGGCAAGCTGCGCGGCTGGCGCGAGATCAGCGTCGACGACGCGGTGCTGCGGCTTTTGGCCTTGCGCCAGCGGCAACTGATCGAAGCGCTTGAGCGCCGCGGCCACGCCGCGCGCGAGCCATTGAGGCTAGATCATCCGGAGGATGACGCCTGGCGCAAGGGACCCTTGCCCGAGGCGCTGAAGGAAGCCCGCAGCCGGCCCGAATGGTCGGCCCTGGGCGCGCCCTACGAAGACAGCGACCGCCGCAAGCGCGTGGTACGCGAATTGGCGAAAACCCTTGCCGACGCGCCGCCTCCCGGCGCTTGA
- a CDS encoding ABC transporter permease encodes MLSFIAQRLIQSVLVMLTVALIAFAMFRYVGDPIASMVGQDTTPEQRVQLREQLGLDDPFVVQYAHFVANAVRGDFGMSYRHRRPVSELLEERMPATLELSFVSAVMALALGIPMGIYTALKRHGVLSKAFMAISLAGISLPTFLIGILLILFFGVQLRWLPSFGRGDVVSLGWWTTGFLTKSGWLALIMPAITLALFQMTLIMRLVRAEMLEVLRADFIKFARARGLPERLINFRHALKNTMVPVITITGLQLGSIIAFAIITETVFQWPGMGLLFIQAISMVDIPVMAAYLVLIAFMFVVINLVVDLLYFAVDPRLRVQSK; translated from the coding sequence ATGCTTTCCTTTATTGCGCAACGGCTTATCCAGTCGGTGCTGGTGATGTTGACGGTGGCGCTGATCGCGTTCGCCATGTTCCGCTATGTGGGCGACCCGATAGCCAGCATGGTGGGCCAGGACACCACCCCTGAACAACGCGTGCAACTGCGCGAACAGCTGGGCCTGGACGACCCGTTCGTGGTGCAGTACGCGCACTTCGTCGCCAACGCCGTGCGCGGCGACTTCGGCATGTCGTACCGCCATCGCCGGCCGGTCAGCGAGCTGCTCGAAGAGCGCATGCCAGCCACGCTGGAACTGTCCTTCGTGTCCGCCGTGATGGCGCTGGCCCTGGGCATACCCATGGGCATCTATACCGCCCTCAAGCGCCACGGCGTGCTGTCCAAGGCCTTCATGGCGATCTCCCTGGCCGGCATCTCGCTGCCCACCTTCCTGATCGGCATCCTGCTCATCCTGTTCTTCGGCGTGCAGCTGCGATGGCTGCCCAGCTTCGGACGCGGCGACGTGGTCAGCCTGGGATGGTGGACCACGGGCTTCCTTACCAAATCAGGCTGGCTGGCGCTGATCATGCCCGCCATCACGCTGGCGCTGTTCCAGATGACGCTGATCATGCGGCTGGTGCGCGCCGAAATGCTGGAAGTGCTGCGCGCCGACTTCATCAAGTTCGCGCGCGCCCGCGGCCTGCCGGAACGGCTGATCAATTTCCGCCATGCGCTGAAGAACACCATGGTGCCGGTCATCACGATTACCGGGCTGCAACTGGGCTCCATCATCGCCTTCGCCATCATCACGGAAACCGTGTTCCAGTGGCCCGGCATGGGTCTGCTGTTCATCCAGGCCATCAGCATGGTGGACATTCCCGTCATGGCGGCCTACCTGGTGCTGATCGCCTTCATGTTCGTGGTCATCAACCTGGTCGTGGACCTGCTGTACTTCGCCGTGGACCCGCGTCTGCGCGTGCAGAGCAAGTAA
- a CDS encoding helix-turn-helix domain-containing protein, protein MPTVASAPADFSVFRTLASSTATLGRAAALGEGIAISQWSRSAHETMGYDNPGHHTLSLYLHGGDKSFRLGQDRLHGGAGKFCVLPSEHYSRWSMNDSVHFLHLYIAPERLAREAVMRLDCEPRTLELRDRTYIHDDSLIDVCRQLLETDWNQPADRLAASSAAETVLHHLLNQGVARKPAATLRGGLAPVVRRRIMDYVDAHLAEPLTLDELAGVAALSTYHFARMFHTSFGEPPHAWVRTRRLAHARKLLAAGKGDLAGIAQASGFGNASHLARVFRDAVGVTPGQYRSARTRH, encoded by the coding sequence ATGCCTACCGTCGCTTCGGCTCCAGCCGATTTCTCCGTCTTCCGCACCCTGGCGAGCTCCACCGCGACGCTGGGGCGGGCCGCTGCGCTGGGCGAGGGCATCGCCATCTCGCAATGGTCGCGCAGCGCGCACGAGACCATGGGCTACGACAACCCCGGCCATCACACCCTGTCGCTCTATCTGCACGGCGGCGACAAGTCGTTCCGCCTGGGCCAGGACCGGCTGCACGGCGGCGCCGGCAAATTCTGCGTGCTGCCCTCGGAGCACTACTCGCGCTGGAGCATGAACGACTCCGTGCACTTCCTGCATCTCTACATCGCGCCGGAACGCCTGGCCCGCGAAGCCGTCATGCGGCTGGACTGCGAGCCTCGCACGCTGGAACTGCGCGACCGCACGTACATCCACGACGACTCGCTGATCGACGTATGCCGGCAACTGCTGGAGACCGACTGGAACCAGCCCGCCGACCGGCTGGCGGCCAGCAGCGCGGCCGAGACCGTGCTGCACCATCTGCTGAACCAAGGCGTGGCGCGCAAGCCTGCGGCAACGCTGCGCGGCGGCCTGGCGCCCGTGGTGCGCCGGCGCATCATGGACTACGTCGACGCGCATCTGGCCGAACCGTTGACGCTGGACGAGCTGGCGGGCGTGGCGGCGCTCTCCACCTACCACTTCGCCCGCATGTTCCACACCTCTTTCGGCGAACCACCGCACGCCTGGGTACGGACACGGCGGCTGGCGCACGCACGCAAGCTGCTGGCGGCCGGCAAGGGCGATCTGGCCGGCATTGCCCAAGCCAGCGGCTTCGGCAACGCCAGCCATCTGGCGCGGGTCTTCCGCGACGCCGTCGGCGTCACGCCGGGACAATACCGCAGCGCGCGCACCAGGCACTGA
- a CDS encoding ABC transporter permease, giving the protein MIARIAPFFARAADSDLWHSFKRSPGAIIAAIVTLAILLGALFAPVVAPHNPFDLASLSIMDANTPPSWEEGGSPDFLLGTDDQGRDILSAVLYGSRVSLLVGFASVLFSMVLGVTLGLISGYAGGRVDSFIMRIADVQLSFPAILVALLIDGVARGLLPRDMHDQLALYVLIFAIGISGWVQYARTVRGSTLVERNKEYVQAARLIGIGPFTILRRHILPNVMGPVLVIATIHLAIAIITEATLSFLGVGVPPTAPSLGTLIRIGNSYLFSGMWWISIFPGIALVALVLSVNLLGDWLRDALNPKLR; this is encoded by the coding sequence ATGATTGCTCGCATCGCTCCCTTCTTCGCCCGCGCGGCCGACAGCGACCTCTGGCACAGCTTCAAGCGTTCGCCCGGCGCCATCATCGCCGCGATCGTCACGCTGGCCATCCTGCTGGGCGCGCTGTTCGCGCCCGTGGTCGCGCCGCACAACCCCTTCGACCTGGCGTCCCTGAGCATCATGGACGCCAACACGCCGCCATCCTGGGAAGAGGGCGGCAGCCCCGACTTCCTGCTGGGCACCGACGACCAGGGCCGCGACATCCTGTCGGCGGTGCTGTACGGCTCGCGCGTGTCATTGCTGGTGGGCTTCGCTTCCGTGCTGTTCTCGATGGTGCTGGGCGTGACGCTCGGCCTCATCAGCGGCTATGCCGGCGGCCGCGTGGACAGCTTCATCATGCGCATCGCCGACGTGCAGCTGTCGTTTCCGGCCATCCTGGTGGCGCTGCTGATCGACGGCGTGGCGCGCGGCCTGCTGCCGCGCGACATGCATGACCAGCTCGCGCTGTATGTGCTGATCTTCGCCATCGGCATCTCCGGCTGGGTGCAATACGCCCGCACCGTGCGCGGCTCCACGCTGGTGGAGCGCAACAAGGAATACGTGCAGGCGGCGCGCCTCATCGGCATTGGCCCGTTCACCATCCTGCGCCGCCACATCCTGCCCAACGTGATGGGACCGGTGCTGGTCATCGCCACCATCCACCTGGCCATCGCCATCATCACCGAAGCCACGCTCTCGTTCCTGGGCGTGGGCGTGCCGCCCACGGCGCCGTCGCTGGGCACGCTGATCCGCATCGGCAACAGCTACCTGTTCTCGGGCATGTGGTGGATCTCTATCTTCCCCGGCATCGCGCTGGTGGCGCTGGTGCTGTCGGTCAACCTGCTGGGCGACTGGCTGCGCGACGCACTCAACCCCAAGCTGCGCTGA
- a CDS encoding dipeptide ABC transporter ATP-binding protein: MALLNIEDIRIEFPSRRGTLVAVDGVSLSLEKGEILGVVGESGAGKSTIGNAVIGLLEAPGRLAGGAVLLNGERIDTLNPAQKRKVRGRRIGMIFQDPLTSLDPLQTVESQLVETMQVHLDLSHAEAQKRAVQLLAQVGIDQPELRVKQYPHQFSGGMRQRVVIALALCCEPEVIIADEPTTALDVSIQAQILELLKKLCREEQVGMIIITHDMGVIADVTDRVAVLYHGKLVEQGPTSKILGDPDHPYTRSLISAVPRPDIKLRRFPLVTYIEDVKKPTQPLDLATHWLGQRRDFGARSGGPLVQVNDLSMRFVLKSALLKRNQRTLDAVKRVNFSIGEGEVFGLVGESGSGKSTVARLISGLYTPSEGSVNFGGTDLTALKGEKQLNPFRRQIQMIFQDPFSSLNPRMRVLDIVAEPIRFHKLAASEAEARRIVADLLDVVGLGDRAAERFPHEFSGGQRQRICIARALATRPRFLICDEPTSALDVSIQAQILNLLKDLQEELGLTMLFISHDLPVIRQMCDRVGVMRYGELLEVANTEDLFERPQHPYSQHLLGLMPRLQSMSREGLDVAG; encoded by the coding sequence ATGGCCCTGTTGAACATCGAAGACATCCGCATCGAATTCCCCAGCCGCCGCGGCACGCTGGTGGCCGTGGACGGCGTCTCGCTATCCCTGGAAAAAGGCGAAATCCTGGGCGTGGTCGGCGAGTCCGGCGCCGGCAAGTCCACCATAGGCAATGCCGTGATCGGCCTGCTGGAAGCGCCCGGCCGGCTCGCCGGCGGCGCCGTGCTGCTCAACGGCGAACGCATCGACACGCTGAACCCGGCGCAGAAGCGCAAGGTGCGCGGCCGCCGCATCGGCATGATCTTCCAGGATCCGCTGACCTCGCTGGACCCGCTGCAGACGGTGGAAAGCCAGCTGGTGGAAACCATGCAGGTACACCTGGACCTGTCCCACGCCGAGGCGCAGAAGCGCGCGGTGCAATTGCTGGCGCAGGTCGGCATCGACCAGCCAGAACTGCGCGTCAAGCAGTACCCGCACCAGTTCTCCGGCGGCATGCGGCAACGCGTGGTGATCGCGCTGGCGCTGTGCTGCGAGCCCGAAGTCATCATCGCCGACGAACCCACCACCGCGCTCGACGTGTCGATCCAGGCGCAGATCCTGGAACTGCTCAAGAAACTGTGCCGCGAAGAGCAGGTAGGCATGATCATCATCACGCACGACATGGGCGTGATCGCCGACGTGACGGACCGCGTGGCGGTGCTGTACCACGGCAAGCTGGTTGAACAGGGCCCCACCTCCAAGATCCTGGGCGACCCCGACCATCCCTACACGCGCAGCCTGATCTCGGCGGTGCCGCGTCCCGACATCAAGCTGCGGCGCTTTCCGCTGGTGACCTACATCGAGGACGTGAAAAAGCCAACGCAGCCGCTGGATCTGGCCACGCACTGGCTGGGACAGCGCCGCGACTTCGGCGCGCGTAGCGGCGGCCCGCTGGTGCAGGTCAACGACTTGAGCATGCGCTTCGTGCTGAAGAGCGCGCTGCTCAAGCGCAACCAACGCACGCTGGACGCCGTCAAGCGCGTCAATTTCTCCATCGGCGAAGGCGAAGTCTTCGGCTTGGTGGGCGAGTCCGGTTCCGGCAAGTCCACGGTGGCGCGGCTGATCTCCGGCCTTTATACGCCCAGCGAAGGCTCGGTCAATTTCGGCGGCACCGACCTGACCGCGCTCAAGGGCGAAAAGCAGCTGAACCCGTTCCGCCGGCAGATTCAAATGATCTTCCAGGACCCGTTCTCTTCGCTCAATCCGCGCATGCGGGTGCTGGACATCGTGGCCGAGCCGATCCGCTTCCACAAGCTGGCGGCCAGCGAGGCGGAAGCGCGCCGCATCGTCGCTGACCTGCTGGACGTGGTCGGCCTGGGCGACCGCGCCGCCGAGCGCTTTCCGCACGAGTTCTCGGGCGGACAGCGCCAGCGCATCTGCATCGCGCGCGCGCTGGCCACGCGCCCCCGCTTCCTGATCTGCGACGAGCCGACCTCGGCGCTGGACGTGTCCATCCAGGCGCAGATCCTGAACCTGCTGAAGGACCTGCAAGAGGAACTGGGGCTGACCATGCTGTTCATCAGCCATGACCTGCCGGTGATCCGCCAGATGTGCGACCGCGTGGGCGTGATGCGCTACGGCGAACTGCTGGAAGTAGCCAACACCGAAGACCTCTTCGAACGTCCGCAGCATCCCTACAGCCAACACCTGCTTGGCCTCATGCCCCGCCTGCAATCCATGTCCCGCGAGGGACTGGATGTGGCGGGGTAG
- a CDS encoding ABC transporter substrate-binding protein, with protein MRTFPHLKQAALAAAVAASLAFSAGAAAKTLHWSYQGDATSMDPMALNETFTLGFQGNIYETLAGYDGNLKLTPLLAESWENPEPNKWVFKLRKGVKFHDGSPFTADDVIFSWKRSLTPGSDMKGYGAKASDIKKVDDYTIEVITPTPNPILPREWVFLYIMSKSWSEKNKTTEATNVKGDNQGNYANLNANGTGPFMLTSRQPDVKTVLKRYDGYWNKNIKTNVDEVIFQPITQEATRVAALISGEMDLVQPVPVQDWKRLEDAKGVKPLTAPEARAIFIGMDQDRDELLFSDVKGKNPFKDPKVREAVVLAVDTKAINEKIMRGAAKPLGSLIATAINGYDESFGAPYKPDPERAKKLLAEAGYPKGFTVTMDCPNDRYVNDEKVCQAVAGMLARVGIKINLLAQTKSKYFGKILLQAGNQTSMYMLGWTPSSTDAHNTLLNLTSCRNAKTAAGQFNLGGYCNKKVDELTDKIGVETDQAKRNAMIKEAFEIVRNDYGYLPLHQQPMSWGVKDNIKVIQRADDVLDLRDVVLP; from the coding sequence ATGCGTACTTTTCCCCACCTGAAGCAAGCTGCGCTCGCGGCTGCCGTCGCCGCCTCTCTGGCATTCAGCGCCGGCGCGGCCGCCAAGACCTTACACTGGTCCTACCAAGGCGATGCGACGTCCATGGATCCGATGGCCCTGAACGAAACGTTCACGCTGGGCTTCCAGGGCAACATCTACGAAACGCTGGCCGGCTACGACGGCAACCTGAAGCTGACGCCGCTGCTGGCGGAAAGCTGGGAAAACCCCGAACCCAACAAATGGGTGTTCAAACTGCGCAAGGGCGTGAAGTTCCATGATGGCTCGCCGTTCACGGCCGACGACGTCATCTTCTCCTGGAAGCGCAGCCTGACCCCGGGCTCCGATATGAAGGGCTATGGCGCCAAGGCGTCCGACATCAAGAAGGTGGACGACTACACCATCGAAGTCATCACGCCCACGCCCAACCCCATCCTGCCGCGCGAATGGGTGTTCCTGTACATCATGAGCAAGTCGTGGTCGGAAAAGAACAAGACCACCGAAGCCACCAACGTCAAGGGCGACAACCAGGGCAACTACGCCAACCTGAACGCCAACGGCACCGGCCCCTTCATGCTGACCTCGCGCCAGCCCGACGTGAAGACCGTGCTCAAGCGCTACGACGGCTACTGGAACAAGAACATCAAGACCAACGTCGACGAGGTCATCTTCCAGCCGATCACGCAGGAAGCGACACGCGTGGCCGCGCTGATCTCCGGCGAAATGGACTTGGTGCAGCCGGTGCCCGTGCAGGACTGGAAGCGGCTCGAAGACGCCAAGGGCGTCAAGCCGCTGACCGCGCCCGAAGCGCGCGCCATCTTCATCGGCATGGACCAGGACCGCGACGAACTGCTGTTCTCGGACGTGAAGGGCAAGAACCCCTTCAAGGATCCCAAGGTACGCGAAGCCGTGGTGCTGGCCGTGGACACCAAGGCCATCAACGAGAAGATCATGCGCGGCGCGGCCAAGCCGCTGGGCTCGCTCATCGCCACCGCCATCAACGGCTATGACGAATCCTTCGGCGCGCCGTACAAGCCGGATCCCGAACGCGCCAAGAAGCTGCTGGCCGAAGCTGGCTATCCCAAGGGCTTCACGGTCACCATGGACTGCCCGAACGACCGTTACGTCAACGACGAAAAGGTCTGCCAGGCCGTGGCCGGCATGTTGGCCCGCGTAGGCATCAAGATCAACCTGCTGGCCCAGACCAAGTCCAAGTACTTCGGCAAGATCCTGCTGCAGGCCGGCAACCAGACCAGCATGTACATGCTGGGCTGGACGCCCAGCTCCACCGACGCGCACAACACGCTGCTGAACCTGACCTCCTGCCGCAATGCCAAGACGGCCGCGGGCCAGTTCAACCTGGGCGGCTACTGCAACAAGAAGGTCGACGAGCTCACCGACAAGATCGGCGTCGAAACCGACCAGGCCAAGCGCAACGCCATGATCAAGGAAGCCTTCGAGATCGTGCGCAACGACTATGGCTACCTGCCCCTGCATCAGCAACCCATGTCCTGGGGCGTGAAGGACAACATCAAGGTCATCCAGCGCGCCGACGACGTGCTCGACCTGCGCGACGTCGTCCTGCCGTAA
- a CDS encoding metal-dependent hydrolase family protein encodes MTATRQTLFIGGQVFDGKGKLLPNHGVLVEGRHVARVAPAGEFSGYAGATVRTDGMTLMPSLADCHVHLVYTGGADPNAQLSKQGPAQITLTALENAQASLRGGVTALRDCGGKDYLEFGVRDAIARGVFPGPTIKASGRIICMTGGHGNRIGRVADGCEDVVKAVREQVHAGCDLVKIMATGGVMTPGVSPMDAHYSFDEMKAGVHEAKRFRKSTASHAQGTLGILNAVRAGIDSIEHGIFMDDECLREMLDAQTYLVPTIAAVRNIVANADNGIPAYAVEKARAVEQRHRESFQMYYKAGGRIALGTDAGTPFNLHGENAMELAYMVEFGMTPMDALIAGTSRGHDLMGMDQHGAIADGNVADLLLVQGDPTEDIMKAADKRFHVAVLRNGEVAAGALPL; translated from the coding sequence ATGACGGCGACACGACAGACCCTGTTCATAGGTGGCCAGGTTTTCGACGGCAAGGGCAAGCTGCTGCCCAATCACGGCGTGCTGGTCGAAGGCCGGCACGTGGCGCGCGTGGCGCCGGCCGGCGAATTCTCCGGCTACGCCGGCGCGACCGTGCGCACCGACGGCATGACCCTGATGCCCAGCCTGGCCGACTGTCACGTCCACCTGGTCTACACCGGCGGCGCCGACCCCAACGCACAACTGAGCAAGCAGGGCCCGGCGCAGATCACGCTGACGGCGCTGGAGAACGCCCAGGCCAGCCTGCGCGGCGGCGTCACCGCGCTGCGCGATTGCGGCGGCAAGGACTATCTGGAATTCGGCGTGCGCGACGCCATCGCGCGCGGCGTGTTCCCGGGCCCCACGATCAAGGCCTCGGGCCGCATCATCTGCATGACGGGCGGCCACGGCAACCGCATCGGCCGCGTCGCCGACGGCTGCGAGGATGTCGTCAAGGCCGTGCGCGAACAGGTTCATGCCGGCTGCGACTTGGTCAAGATCATGGCCACCGGCGGCGTCATGACGCCGGGCGTCAGCCCCATGGACGCGCACTACAGCTTCGACGAAATGAAGGCCGGCGTGCACGAGGCCAAGCGCTTCCGCAAGAGCACCGCCAGCCATGCGCAAGGCACGCTGGGCATCCTGAATGCCGTGCGCGCCGGCATCGATTCGATCGAGCACGGCATCTTCATGGATGACGAGTGCCTGCGCGAGATGCTGGACGCCCAGACCTATCTGGTGCCGACCATTGCCGCGGTCCGCAACATCGTCGCCAACGCCGACAACGGCATCCCCGCCTACGCGGTCGAGAAAGCACGGGCGGTGGAACAGCGCCATCGCGAGTCGTTCCAGATGTACTACAAGGCGGGCGGGCGCATCGCGTTGGGCACGGATGCCGGCACGCCGTTCAACCTGCACGGCGAGAACGCCATGGAGCTCGCCTACATGGTGGAGTTCGGCATGACGCCCATGGATGCGTTGATCGCTGGCACCTCGCGCGGCCATGACCTGATGGGCATGGACCAGCACGGCGCCATCGCTGACGGCAACGTGGCCGATCTGCTGCTGGTGCAGGGCGACCCTACCGAAGACATCATGAAGGCGGCCGACAAACGCTTCCATGTGGCCGTGCTGCGCAACGGCGAGGTGGCGGCGGGCGCCTTGCCGCTCTGA
- a CDS encoding DUF2868 domain-containing protein — translation MPSTTSRDSSPTAAPLGAGPVRAHWLAELIRLREAHWGPLEDADTVRRVRQQDGDLPSRILARAELLAQRENLVSLVETWRRSALAILALLFLLAALSGAGAALGALGDGSRAVNVLWALGALLGLHALTFLLWLASFLLRASSVTGLGRVWLWATRKLARGPDSALVPQAFLNLLARAGALRWLFGSISHLLWLTALCAALAVLLAVLSTASYRFIWATTLLAPDTFVRLTQALGWLPAQLGFPMPDAAMIRASDGAQALPAEAQVQWSLWLIGVLVVYGILPRLLAGALCVAGSLRALRGLRIDPALPGFSALRDRLEPPALSTGIDRPVDPLHEPRVGAPPLAGLGGQPVLLGLELPADLAWPPADMPAGIQQAGNLDNREERNRVLDALAGKAAKRLLIACDARQTPDRGTLSLIAELAAHAEQTRIWLITPHADTVAPATRAPLWRERLLALGLPADAVLQAPIAPLSWLESGHG, via the coding sequence ATGCCGTCTACGACCTCTCGCGATTCCTCCCCCACGGCTGCCCCCCTCGGCGCCGGCCCCGTGCGCGCGCACTGGCTGGCAGAATTGATCCGCCTGCGTGAAGCGCATTGGGGGCCGCTGGAAGACGCAGACACGGTGCGCCGCGTGCGCCAGCAGGACGGCGATCTGCCGTCACGCATCCTGGCCCGCGCCGAGTTGCTGGCACAACGCGAGAACCTCGTCTCCCTGGTCGAAACATGGCGCCGCAGCGCGCTCGCCATCCTGGCCTTGCTATTCCTGCTGGCCGCGCTTTCCGGCGCGGGCGCGGCGCTGGGCGCGTTGGGCGACGGCTCCCGCGCAGTCAACGTGCTGTGGGCACTGGGCGCCTTGCTGGGCCTGCATGCGCTCACCTTCCTGCTCTGGCTGGCCAGTTTCCTGCTGCGGGCGTCCTCCGTCACGGGACTGGGACGGGTCTGGCTGTGGGCCACCCGCAAGCTGGCGCGCGGCCCCGACAGCGCGCTGGTGCCGCAGGCCTTCCTCAACCTGCTGGCCCGCGCCGGCGCCTTGCGCTGGCTGTTCGGCAGCATCAGCCATCTGCTGTGGCTGACTGCCTTGTGCGCGGCGTTGGCGGTGCTGCTGGCCGTGCTGTCCACCGCCAGCTACCGCTTCATCTGGGCCACCACCTTGCTGGCGCCCGACACCTTCGTGCGCCTGACGCAGGCTCTGGGCTGGCTGCCGGCCCAACTGGGCTTTCCGATGCCAGACGCTGCCATGATCCGCGCCAGCGACGGCGCCCAGGCCCTGCCCGCCGAAGCGCAGGTGCAGTGGTCGCTCTGGCTGATCGGCGTGCTGGTGGTCTACGGCATCCTGCCCCGTCTGCTGGCCGGCGCGCTGTGCGTGGCGGGTTCGCTGCGCGCCTTGCGCGGCCTGCGCATCGATCCCGCGCTGCCCGGCTTCTCCGCTCTGCGCGACCGCCTGGAACCGCCCGCCCTGTCCACCGGCATAGACCGCCCGGTCGATCCCTTGCACGAACCCCGGGTCGGCGCGCCGCCACTCGCGGGCCTGGGCGGCCAGCCCGTGCTGCTGGGACTGGAACTGCCGGCGGACCTGGCCTGGCCGCCCGCGGACATGCCCGCGGGCATCCAGCAGGCCGGCAATCTGGACAACCGCGAAGAACGCAACCGCGTGCTGGACGCATTGGCCGGCAAGGCCGCCAAGCGTCTGCTGATCGCCTGCGACGCGCGCCAGACTCCCGACCGCGGCACGCTGTCGCTGATCGCCGAACTGGCCGCGCATGCGGAACAGACGCGCATCTGGCTGATCACGCCGCATGCGGACACCGTTGCCCCCGCCACCCGCGCGCCGCTATGGCGCGAACGCCTGCTTGCCCTCGGCCTGCCTGCCGACGCGGTGCTGCAAGCGCCCATTGCCCCGCTCTCGTGGCTGGAGTCCGGCCATGGCTGA